In Meleagris gallopavo isolate NT-WF06-2002-E0010 breed Aviagen turkey brand Nicholas breeding stock chromosome 6, Turkey_5.1, whole genome shotgun sequence, the genomic stretch GTAGGAGTTTTtaatctgtgtgtgtgtgtgtatgtatatatatatatacacatatacatatatataatatttattttatttttacatatctatttatatatttatattaaaatatatatattattatatatatttaaaccaGTACTCAGATACTGATAGCTGAGACCCAGAACTGCTTAGTACATATTGGCTTGGCTGCATTCATGATGTTCTTGGCAACAGGTGGAAGTTTACCTGTGAAGAAGAGATTATAACGAGAGATTAATGGAAAACTCttataaagtattttttcagtTGGTGATCAGAATAGTAGTAGAGTCATATgggatttcattttgttttccacacAAGAGGACATTGTTAAAGattaataattcattttaaaatgtgtttacaAAAGAGAATTAAATGATTATTAAtgtgattattaaaaaaaaaatcatacctGTAATAAAGAATTTGATCTCgtgtgtttttaaaagtttactGGCAAACATGTAATCAGTAGTGTTGTTTTTGAATTCTGACGTGATTTCTTTTTGTGCATACTGGCTTGCCATGAAGAAACTGTGGGACAGTTGTCTACTGGCTTTACTAGGCTTTGGATCAGAATTTTGCAGTATATCctgattaaaacagaaaattgagTTCTGGCTATTCAAAccttttaattcattttgttcacaatcagattttcaaattttcataaTTGAGTATACGTGTTGTTATGCTGGCCAAAAAATGATACAATTCTTATCAGTATTAAATTTACCAAAGTTGCATATCACTGTTGCCCAATAAATGTAGATAAAAAGAAGTACAGAGGCATTCCAAATGTTTAATTTAGTTCATGgcaaattttctttattttcaaagggTATTTCTGGCTGAGCAGTTTGAGTGTCTTCAGCCTCATCTTGATGCAGTGATGCCAGCTGCAAAGAAGCCGTTTCTTCAGCAGTTTTATTCTCAGGTCAGAATTGTGTAATTCAGagcttattttttaatgcaatattTGAAACTTGTACTATAtgattgaaatattttaagccATAGTTTTGTATTGCTCTTACTAGCCTGAAATTTACTgaattgaattttctttttattctatttcagACTGTGTCAACTGCCAATGAACTACGCAAACCAGTTTATTGGATTGTTGCTGCTAAAGCTATTGATTATGAACAGATGCTGCTTCTCATGGCTAATGTAAAATGGGATGTGAAGGAAATCATGTCACAACACAATATATATGTAGACTCTCTTTTAAAGGTGAATACTTTAGGAGAAGCAGTGTGCTAGAGCCACATATAAGCTTAAACTACTGCATACATCACTAAAACTGTTAAGGCAGCATGATCAGAGCAATATAACATCCTGAAAAATATTAAGTTGTCATAAGGAGATCTGTCCAGAATTTTCATTGTTCTTGCTACTAGCAGAAAAAATTACAGAGTTTTGTCTTTACTGGAGTGATTATATGTTGGTTAAAGCACAGCATTGTGGTACTCTGCTTCCTCTTGCTCAATTCCTCTTTCAGAAAATTTGTGTTAAATACCAGTTTTTTGGTCAGAAACTAGCTTAAAATGGTCATTGAAATCACCAACTTAGTGGTTattctcttgtttgtttgctaggaaaaaacaaacaataacaacaaaaactatGAGATTCTAGCATTGGAATGAAATCACTTGGTTGGACAAGTGTGGCCTTCATAGTCTGCAGTACAAACTCTGATGGTCACACGGAGTTCATTGTCAAGATCTCCTTTATGGTTGAGTTATTTgataactttttaaaagtgaTAAAGGCATTAGTTCCTGGCAGCccacttctgtttctctttatgTAAGTCAAAAAATCATTGTAGTAGTAATTACGTTCAGTTATGGCTAGTTTATCACCTACAGTAACAGCTCAAAATCCATCCAGTTCACTGATGTTTCAGGAGGAAACATGTACCTTTCTTCAACCTAACTTGTAATCTAGCATCGCAGTATACTGCTGTACTGTTTGAtatggtttgttttttagtgGGTGCTTTCAGCTCTTACTGAAGCACCAGGgaattttttaatgcaaaaggctgaagaatgaaaaatgattgCAATATTTTTGAGGTTCTCCCTGAAGGCTGATGGGGCAGGTTTTTAGATGGATAAAGAGCTTATCGCTGGATTTTCTTCATTGTCTGTATATTGGCTTTCAGAAAGTTAAAGATGAGTTTAGGGAGTGAGGCaatgagaacatttttttttcttattttagtgTGTGTATGCagttcattttttccttatttatttattactagGCATTTGTAGAGTATGATGTTTTAAATGCTAATGGAATTATGATCTTACACGTTTTATCAGGAATTTGAAGAATTCAACAGAAGGTTGAATGAGGTATCTAAGAGAGTCCGTATTCCACTAATAGTCTCAAATATACTTTGGGAGCACTGCATGCGCTTGGCCAATAGAACTCTTGTGGAAGGGTAAGAAGTTCATGAAAGTCTTGGTCTTGAGTAAATATGTCTGTAATGATAATGCTTATGTCATGGTATTAAAGTTTCTAATTTTTGTAGTGCATTGGTAAGCTGTTGAGGTTTTGAGGATGAAGTGTAATTGTCGACATCTCAGTGAGATGCTGGTGTTTATCTTTTCCAGGAAGTAAGACAATTGTTAGGAAGAAAAGTTGTTAACTTTAGCAGTTACTTTAGGGTAGCCATGGGGCAGAATTTTTCTAACTTCATTGGGAGCAAAGAGGTGCCCTAGATGACTTGCTAAATACGAACTGAAATACTTAGCCAACAACTTAGCTTAGTTTAGCTTACACCTAACTTGCCACCGATTTCCCAGTCTTTTTAGAGTCGGTGTTGTAGTCTTTTCGTTCACTACTTGTCTGTGCTGTCATCTTCTGCATCATAGAATATGTTCTATATCCactctttttatttaatgtttccATATTTCTTCCTGTGTACGTGGGGTCCTTAATTACAGGAGAGTATGGAAGAATGAGATGGAAAGAAGTGCAACAAGTAGACACAGGGTAAACAATAACTATATTCCTCCTTGGGGTTTGAAGGACTAAGTTAAACAACTTTAAGAAGTaagattcatttttatttatttatttatatttattgttCGTTTCTACTGTGTTCCTTTTTTCAGTTATGCTAATGTGAAGAAATGCAGCAATGAAGGACGTGCCTTGATGCAACTGGACTTTCAACAATTCTTAATGAAACTAGAAAAGTTAACAGACATTAGACCTATTCCAGATAAAGAATTTGTGGAGACCTACATTAAAGCCTACTACTTAACAGAAAATGACATGGAGCGCTGGATAAAAGAACACAGGGTAAGagttaaattttaaattttttgctgtcttttagGAGGATTCCCAAGAATGGTGGAATCATGCTAACAACTCTAAATGATTAATTCTGTGTGCTAAAAATGATTATACTCATACGTATATATTCATTTGTTATAATAAAATTGTATGGCGTGcaatataaacatatatatgtgtgtagaTATATGTTTATTATCATATGAAAGTACCTTTATTTGGAAGGAATAATTTTGACAAAAGGAAAATCTAGATTTCTTTACCTTTTCTACCAATTACCATTCCATATCTCTTAAAATGATAGAATTCATCTCAGGAAGATGTGCTATGAATTGTAGTTTCTGGCTTTAGCAAAAGTAGGCCATCTGATACTCCTTACACAAGAAATTCTATGTAGGAATTACTGCTAATCTACCCGGTATTCTGAGATGGGTTGAAgccaaagaaaacttttttctaCTCTTTAGGCAGCATCTCTGATCCAATACAGGCAATAGAAACACATGGATCCCAGGCATCTGAAGCCTATACACTCCGTAAAACCTGTTTCATAGTCTCAGCAATGACCCAGACTTTCATGTAAATCAATTCTGAGATTAGAACAGCattgagggaaaagaaatgccTGTGTTGGCATGTACATCTGATAAGAATACTGATTTGACAGTCTTTGTTGTCAGGAAAATTAtgtgctgaaaataaattttagatCTGATAGATCATAGCTATGCAGTGCTGTGGAGAGCACCTGCCCAATCTAATAGTACTGCATTACAGACCAGTGTTGCACTGGAGGGTGGAGAGGCTCAGTAGCCCAATAAATGTTCTGGTTTTTTACTGtgttggcttttgtttgtttgtttgtttttaaccatGAGAACGTAAGATTTCTTCAGAATGCAGCTATCTGTAATTTTCAGACATTGGTTTTGATTCTGAAGATACTTTCATTGTAAGTAGTTGATCATTTACAATTTTGAGAGTTAATTGAAGTAATTTATCAACTTGTTCTTCAGATGCTATCCCTGTAAAAGTTGCTCTTTTGTGCAAGTGAATTAACAAGGCAAAATCACCAGGGAGCAGGCATAATCCCTTTTTGGTTTGAGCTCTAAGTAAGTGTACTGTATTATGGTTGGAAATTATTGGTGCATTATAGATGAAGATAGTACAATGTGATTCGAGTAGGAAGTTTTCATAAGATAATCAAGAATCTTACCATACCTCCACCCTTCTATATAAAGAAGTTTGCCACTTAGGCTGGGCTGTTCTGGTTGATTACTGTAGTTCTGATACCAGGCAGTTTTTAAATGCGTATGAGTGGGACAAGCACAAGTACACCAAATGCTTCTAGGAATGGGTCTAAGAAAATGATCTAATGTATTTGGGCCAAATTTCCTCTGGTTAACTTCCATCCTTTAGTGAAGCTGAGAATACTTGTATTCTGTTCAGAATATATCAAAGTGAACAAATTCATCATCAAGAAGTACAGTTTGAAATTAGGCCTTTAGGAGTGGGCAACTTCAACAAAGTTGTAAGGCAGAATGCATAATAGTCATcgctttttctttctttgacaaataaaactgaatcaGGATCAACTTTGCTATCCGAGATGAGACttcatttgtgttttcaaaGTACTTGGCATGCTTTCAGGGCAGCATAACCTAACAATTATAGTAAGACTATAAGCAATTGTCATGCTGTTAGAGCTGGCCCACTGTCAAAAAGAAGTCTTTTAAAATGGAGGATTGGGAAATCTGTattttggaattattttaaacCCAGCTAGAAAGGGATGAAAAACATTGTTCTGAAATATGGTTTTCCCTGTTATACCTGGAGCTGTGAGAGAGACTGTGAGCTGTGTTTGGTGATCTATGTGGAATAACTAGtttaaatttttgaaaatgctaAGGTTGAAGGTAGTACTGGCAAATGTGGGGTTTTGACAGGTGTTAAGAATTCTTGTAATACTCTGTGTCATTCTTTCCTCCTTTGTCATGTACTGAAATTAATGTTGCTTGAAGACCCTGTAGACAGAACTATTTAGAGGCTTATCAGAAATATGatgccaaaataaaaaaagatcaAGTTTTGTCACAGTTGTTAGGAAAATGTGGTGTTTAAAACTTATTTCATTTGCATGTGTATCTCTCACCACACCTccaaaagaatggaaaatgcaTTATAAATTGATTTAGATACATGACTATTACTTTCTGTGAACTCGATCCAATGCTACTAAAATTGTAGGCATTTTCCATTATATTCTGCCAGGcagcaaaatacagttttgtacTTCTCTCTCTCAACTATGAAAACTCTCCAGACCTGACTTAACTAGCACTTTAAGTCTCTCTTGTTTCCTGATTGCTGCTATCATTTGAAAAGCCCACAGAGTGTGCATATCTGGTTTTTAGTTTTCAGTCTTTATCCACTGTTCTTATTCTGCTTGCCATAACATAATCTGCTTTTATTTGCCAGGAGTATTCCACTAAGCACCTGACAAATCTGGTGAATGTTTGTCTGGGGTCTCACATCAACAAGAAGGCGAGACAGAAGCTGCTAGCTGCTATTGATGATATAGACAGGCCTAAAAGATAACTGGAGAGAGTTACTTTCCGTTTACTCTTGTACCTTTTTCTGTTCACGTGAAGCATGCGGACAAATGACAAATGGACTAATGACAGCATTGTCTTAAAAACCATTGTGCATGACTTTTCTTATCAGCATTGGAGACACTCTGAATTGGCATAATGTtctaaaatattacttttttaacCTGTAAGAATCCTtttcttatgtatttttctgttttttgttatttgccCTTAGTAAAGGGCCGCTCTTTGTGTATCATTGGTGAAGtgtatattttgaaaaactgtATACTGTAAGTAAAACCAAAATCAGAGAGAAACACATTGGCTTAATATATAGTTGATgctcttttttaataaaagggCTATTTGAAAATATGACGTTTTCCTCACTGCTTTTCCCCTCAGAATTTGTGCTTTATTATGGACCAgtgtaaaatgaaagaaaatgtagatCTTTGAACAACATATCTTGCATGTGGATTAAGAATATAGATCAATTAAAAATTCTCATGTTGATGTCTTTCATCTTTACATGTATTTAAAAACgtttatttcagaattaataTAGTCATATCAAAATTATTGACTTCAGATCAGTCAAGGTAATAAATACTGTACACTAAAACGAGTTACTTGTGAGACTTCATTTACCTCATTTAACAATGCAAAATGACACGTGTTATAAAAATGAGTGTTGTTCCTCTCATGTCATTTCTCTTTTGTACCCCTGCCACTCTTTCCTGTTCCCAAAGCAGTAATGCCAGAGAATAACGGATTTTTTTGGCTGAATTTTCGGATGGATAATGTTAATATTTTCTGCTCTGCTATAGACTCCTGGAATGATCCTGAGCATGTAAAAATCCCCTGGCTGGGTATTTGTCCTAGAAATTGATTTGTCAGAGCATCACTGACCACTGAGGCTTTCAAATTTGCCTTCAGCAGAAGAACCTGTATTCTGAATACATTTCTACTTTCCTTGCAATGTTCCTTGTAGATGAGATGCTTGGGGACTGCTCAAACTGTcatagcaaaacagaaaaactctcAAGGTGATCTGAATTAACTTAAATAAAGGCGTTAATATTCATTAAGATTTTTCTTACACTCTCAAGCTCTGTTCcatgtctttgtttttcagtatataatgttttaaatattaaaaaattattatgtaataaacatttttctaatcTGAGGCCTTTTAAAAGGCAATACGCTAGCAATGAGCTAACAGGTAAAATAATTTACGTAGGATAAAATCCACTAATGACATGGTAAACTCTCATTTTCAATACTTGCCATTGCACTGTTTTAATTCAAACACAAGAGAACCAGCAAACCAGCACTTACTGAAAGTCAGCAGTACGGATCGACTGGAAATTGCCTCATGGAATCAGATAATTGTTCTTTTCTGTAGGTTAGTTTCATCTTCAGAAGTGATGAATTCTGGCCATCATTGTGCAGTTTCCTTGAAAAGCCTATATATGGTTTTAGAGCAGtagaatttacatttttaaatattgactGTGTGGCATTCATCTCCCTGTACATCTGTACTTTAAAGGAAATAGGATTTAAAACAAGGTTAAGCACCATTCTGTATAGACCATGCTGTCATCCTGAGTTCTACTGAAAACTTGTTTAGCAGAGTGCCTATGTATACAGTGAAGCTGAATCACTTTTACCTCATTAAAAAGGcgattcaaaaaaaaaaaacaacaaaaggaaaagtgtAGTTCATTTTAAGTGTGGACTTTTGCGTCAGTGCATCTGCCCTGAAGTCAGATCCTGATCTGACTCTTGGAAGGAATAGAAATGTGTCAGAGACTGTTAGTGTAAAATCTGTTTCAATTTCCTTCTCGTGGATGAAAGAAGGAATTTAAATAGCTTTACTGTAATTGTGGTGAACTGAACGTGTGGTTAATTTCTCCTGAACTATTTAGGTTGCTGTAATTTGTCTGCTCACCAAAAGGTAGGAGTGCAAGCTGATTGTAATGTAGGGTCAAGGAAGGAGGTGAGCAATTGCACGAGTCCTAGTAAGGAGCAATTTTTGATAACATATCTATAGATTGACTTATTTTAAGCCCCCAAATAATAGAATGCGCGATGTTAAACTTATGAAAGAAGATCAAAAAATTGTTTCACATGTGCCTCAGAATTTATTATATTCTCTAGAGCAACCTCCACTTGCTGCCCAATATTGATGCTAAGGGATAAGTTACATATAGCTTAATAGCCTTCACATTTCTCAGTCCTGAGTGACTTAACAAATCTGAGTTTGGGCTGAATGTAGAATTATTAATTTGCTATGAGTTTGCTTATAGCTTCCACAATCTAAAACGATGGTTCTTTTTGCAAACCATTGATTTTTTTAGCATCTCTGTGAAATAAGAAGTTTTACTGCTTTTCATGAGAGCATAGTTTAAAACTTTGTACATCGCAGAAGGGCTTTAGAATACTTTAATAATGGAGGATGACTCCTTTCAGTCTCCAGGGAGGCTGACCATCACTGCAGAGGTGGACAATTCATCTGTCAGTCAATGAAAAATTTAAATCCTATTCCTCAGACAATGAGTACTCTGATATTCACCAAGGTCACCTGGAGCAGAGATGAGGAGTTTTCAAGACTCCGGATAGGCAAAGCCTGATAACTGTAGATGGCTGTAAGCCTGGCATCTCAGTTGCAGTCAGTGGTTATGAAGTTGTCCAATGAGGCAGCAACTGGGATAAAAATAGTGGGAAACTGTCTGGTCCACTTATGTGACCTTGTGGGAAGCTCAAGTTCTTGCTCCAGCGTAGGTTTATTACTCAAAGCAGAATGGCGTTGACAGGAAGAACCATCTTGGACCAGCAGTGCTTCAGCTGGTGTGCTGGTGTGATGAGCAGCACCTGCAATGTGTGAATTCCAGTGAATCTGAGGTAAGGGCTTAATCTCACCTCCTCCTTTTAGACAAGTAGCTAAATTTCCAGGTAATCGACTATTTTGGGGTCCTTTTTTCCCATGTGAGAGGGAATCTTTCCATATGTAAAATCAAAGGCCTGGCTTGTTTCAGATCTGCTTAGTGAAGCCTAAATGTGAGGTGTAAGTCAACTTCTGAATGCTTTCTAACATTTCCcttttgtggagaaaaagggaagcacaATCAGTGGCTGTCTCAAAGCTTTCTGTGAAAGCTCGGCTTTGCCTTGCAGCTTACACAGATGTGAATGACAAAGGCACATCCCATGATAGCAAAGATGGGGTTTATTTATTGCAGGTCTGTGGATATGAGTTGTGCTTGTCTTACTGCTACGGGGCACAGCTATATATATTCCCTCCTCATCCTGCAAAGGTGCTGTGCTGCGGTCATTCTCCCCTAACCCTCTGCTTGTGGTTAATGTTTATGAAATTTCTGTATTGCAAGCTGTACTTTGATAAcaagaaaatagaataaaaccagtttaaaaaaacaacaactccCCCCCAAAAATAACCAGAAgattaaaatgataaataatgCTGTCCCCAGCTAAATCCTCAAAAAACTGAATGTCAGCAGGCACCTGCTATGTTATAAATGATGCAAACAGAGATGgataaaaaatgcagatttattGTGTGTGGGTGATAGTATCTGTGTTATTTATAACCACAGCTCGAAACAGCATAGCGTGAAAGCTAAACATTGCACTAGACACTATGATTAGGGTACAAGTATGGAGATAACATAGTTTGCAAACTGTAGAGTTTCCATGCTTACTGGCTATttaaggacatttctgaatgTCTTGGTTTTGTAGAGCCAGAGCTGCTTTGCATCACGGCAGGGACTCCATTTTTCAATATCTCCTCTTTGAGATCCCAGCGTGAACTGAAGCAGCATCTTTCAACTGAACTGAAGACCTGGAAAAtctatgtgtgtttttttcagaCCTGATGGGTCTGAAGTTTTGGTCTGGTTGCATatatgaaaggaagaagaacatTCAGAGCAGAGAATTACTGATCCATGTCTTATATTTGTAGATGAATTTGCATAGGATTCAATGTTGCTGGATTTAAAGTTGGCAAACTATTATCTAAATGTGAGTTGATCTTTGAAAAGTAAAATGCGTGAGCAAGCTGGAGATCCAGGAGAAAAGATCCAGGAGGCAGTGAAGTGCCTCCTTCAGCTGTGCACAAAACTAATACAAGATCAGATATGCAAAAGGACTGTTGgtatttctgaagatttttttgtaaataaatcaGAAGTTCACAGTTGTGTGCATCTCTTGCACAGTATAGCTTGGTGGGTGGGTGGTGGTGGGTTGGCAGTTAGACTAGattatcttagaggtcttttccaactttaaacATTCTATGgatatatgattctatgatctcccGTAGTTTTTATTCATAAGTAGGACTACTCATAACTAAAACTCAATACATTGCTTATGTTTCATTAaagaatagaataaaaatgtCAAGTCAGCCCTAAGTGAAACAAATCCTTGTAaagggatctgattaatgtttataaatatctgaagaaaGGTGGGTGGCATTGGATGAGGCCATGCTCTTCTCAGTGAtgcatagtgataggacaaggagcaatgacctaaaacttgaacatagagAGTTCTGTACAACAATCTGAAAGAACTTATTTATGTtaagagtgatggagcactggaacaagccgcctagagaggtggtggaaggaatatctccttctatggagatattcaagacctggctatatgcctacctgtgtgacctcagtagatcatagaatcaccaaagttggaaaagacctccaagatcatctattccaactaATTAGTGGTTTCTCTGCCATCACTTACATTCATAACATCCAGTGAAGCCTGGGCAGCCCTGTCCTTAAGAAGAGATGGTGGGTAGGGAGGCTTGTTGTCCTTGCTGCTGTGGGACATACTGCTCCATATGCACGGAGCCTGTGGCTCACAGAATGGGCTGAAACAGTCCAGAAGGCTGTTGAAAGCATGGTGAGGGCACCATTTCTTCCTGTACAGCTCTCTGTTCTGCAACATAGAACCTCAATAAGTGCAAGAACTGCCCTTGCCTGACAGGGTTATTAGTGCAGTGCTAAGCATCAGTGCATTTTTCATGAGCATATATTTCTTGAAGCTCAGGGAAATGTCACTGATGTAAATGAGTTTGACCAGGAGCTACGTCCTGGCCCTGAGCTGCCAACATCCATCTcttccagagctgctggaaTATTCAAGCAGTCAAATCATCCAACCAGCTGAGCATTTGGGCTGTTCTACTTTTCAGCTAGACTAAATTGTTGCTGTGAATAGCAATACCTCATAGCTACAATGCTGTTAGTCCCTGTTCTCCAATGCACACATGATGTACTGCTGTGTCTATGCAATTCAACAGGGCTATTGTTTCAGGAAGCTTGCCACAGCCTTGTCTTAGGAATGAACGAGATCCATTTGCTTTCACTGAGATACTCACTGCTGCATTGAATTGCTTGGAATATCCTCAGCAAGGTGCAGGGCTCTGGGCAGTTCTGCCAGTTTGCACAAAGGGAACTTCTGCTAATCAGGGGAAGGAGGTCCTCATGGACTGCACACAGAGTGATTCCTGGAGATACTGTGTGCTATAGTGGCTCAGTCATCGACTTATTCGGGCTGGGATTTACTTTCTGCTCTGGCACCAGACATAGGGAAATTTGTTTTGTCTTCCCATGCCTTATTCACCTAGCTATAAAAGGAATGATGCTATCTACTGTTTTTTATGAAGTTATAAGGCTGTGGCTATGTGGGCATGAGCTGTACTTTCTACCAGGAATCAGCGACTTAACCTAAGGGAATCTGAACCATAAATCTTTGTGGGgcagaaaacacaaaagctcTGCCTTCTTTCTGCCTCAGGCTCTTTAGGTGCAGTTTCCTTCATTTTTAGGCAGAAGCCAGCCATCTCCTGAATGTTACTTCTTCTGATTTGGCCTCTGAGTATTGAGGGACCCTGCCATGAACCAAAAAACATTACTGGAACTACAGACAGGACTCTCCTGAGACACTCCTATGCCTTACAGTCATCTGCTACTGCCGGGAGTGATAGCCAGGCAGCCACAGGAGATCAGATAGCCACAACTAGGggtaaaataaaagagattaaTCTTTTTAATGACAGTATGGAAggatattaaaaatacatacatgctTGCATCCTAGTTACTGTCATTCTATACAACATCAGTGAAAGCTCATGCCTTCCATGTGAACTGTGTCAGCAGTGAGACTAAGGAGATAAATGCCCCAGAACATTGCATAGGCATGGGCTGAGAGGGGCTTATTGGGAGAGACAGACACCAACAAACAAGATCTCATCTTTACTGTGATGATCAGCATGATTTCTGGGtagcagaaaaagaatttggGAGAGCAAATTAAGGTACTGTTTGCTTAGGGTTCATGGCCTTGTGAGCCAAGCCCTTgcccctctgcctgcagagccTCTTACCACACAGAAGAAATTCAGGAAACCCTGGGGACCACTGTGATTTCCTTAAAAGAACAAGCTGTTTTTCTTAAGGCACTGAGCTATGATATAAATGCCTGTAAGATCAATAAGTATACAGATGTTGTAAACTATTGGATGATCAATAAGCATACAGAGAAGTTAGGCTTAGAGATATTATCACATTGGAAAAGATAAtcaaagataaatgaaaaagcacTCACTAGTGTTGTAGGCTCACAAGGAACTCCATAAAGAGCAATCTctagaaagagatccttcctcggtggcagtcagcccttaaatgtggtgtaggagaggtgcagtcaggctccacctcttccaaccacacagctgaattgccttcacctgtgttcccatggctgactcagtgcttgcctcaggtgatcaatcagaggttcaggccgtgatccAACAGTTCCCCTACAATGCCAAAATCACTGCACAAAGGAAT encodes the following:
- the LOC104911412 gene encoding syndetin, whose amino-acid sequence is MPAAKKPFLQQFYSQTVSTANELRKPVYWIVAAKAIDYEQMLLLMANVKWDVKEIMSQHNIYVDSLLKEFEEFNRRLNEVSKRVRIPLIVSNILWEHCMRLANRTLVEGYANVKKCSNEGRALMQLDFQQFLMKLEKLTDIRPIPDKEFVETYIKAYYLTENDMERWIKEHREYSTKHLTNLVNVCLGSHINKKARQKLLAAIDDIDRPKR